A region of the Dehalococcoidia bacterium genome:
CCCTCCCCCTCCACCCCGAGTTCGGCACTCAGCCCAACGTCTACTACGTGCCCCCTCTTGCCCCCCATCCTATCGACCCCCAGGGCAACTTCGACCGCAGCCGACCCCGCATACCCACCGAGTACCTGCGTTACCTCTTCGGTCCCCAGGTGGACGAGGCCCTAGCCACCCTCCAGCGGGAGAGGGAGCGGGCCCGCCAGGGCCACCCCTCCGAGCTCATGGACATCCTCATCGCCTACCGGTTCCAGGAGCTTTTGGGCCCCTTCACCGTCAACCCCGCCCAGATCCCCAGAAGCCGTTTGTAGGGCAAAGCCCTACCTCTCGGCAAGGCTTTGCCCGATAGACGAGCGGCGTCCTATTGAGGCATTTTCTTAGTGTCCGCTCAGGGAAGCCATCAAATCAGGAGGTTGAAGATGGCGCAGCGAGGGACCATGGGTTCCTGGGCCGATAACTATCGTCAGCGGTGGCGGTGGGATCGGGTGGCATGGGGCAGCCATGCCGTGGACTGCTACCCAGGGGGCTGCCCCTGGTACGTCTTCGTGCGCGATGGAAAGGTGGTGCGGGAGGAGCAGGCGGGCACCCTGCCCCAGGTGGAGCCAGGGGTGCCCGACATGAACCCCATGGGCTGTCAGAAGGGGGCCTGCTGGTCCCGCCTCCTCTACGCCCCTGAGCGGGTCACCAGGCCCCTCAAGCGGGCTGGCGAGCGAGGGGAGGGGAAGTGGCAGGAGATCTCCTGGGACCAGGCCCTCACCGAGATAGCCGACCACATCCTGGACGCCATGGTGGAAGAGGGGCCTGAATCGGTGGTGTGGCTGGGCACGCCAGAGATCGGGGCCATCCCAGCGCGGGTGGCCGCCACCTACCTAGGCCACGTCACCACCGACGGCAACGCCGAGTTCCAGGACATGAGCCCTGGCTATTACCTCACCTGGGGCGTCTTCAACCCCGTCTCCTCCATGGACGACTGGTTCCATGCTCAGCTCATCCTCATCTGGCACGCCAACCCTGTATATACCAACATCCACTGGTACCACTACATCGCCGAGGCCCGCTACAACGGTGGAGAGGTTATCACCATCGCCCCCGACTTCAGCCCCTCAGCCATCCACGCCGACTACCACCTGCCGGTGCGCATCGGCACCGACGCTGCCCTGGCCCTGGCCATGTGCAAGGTCATCATCGACGAGGGGTTGTATGACCGCCGCTTCGTGCAGGAGCAGACCGACCTGCCCCTCTTAGTGCGCCAGGACACGGGCAAGTTCCTGCGGGCCAGCGATATGGTGGATGGGGGCCGCGACGACCAGTTCTATTGGTGGGACGCCAAAGCACAGGTGCCCGTGCCCGCACCCATGACCACCCTAGCCCTGGGCGACATCGACCCCGCCCTGGAGGGCACCTACCAGGTGCAGCTCAAGGATGGAACCCGGGTGATGGTGGAGCCGGTGTTCCAGCGGCTCCGCCACCGCCTCCAAGACTACGAGCCGGAGCGAGCGGCCCAGATCTGTGGCATCCACCCCCGCCTCATTCGCATGGTGGCCCGCAAGGTGGCCAGCCGCCGCACCAAGATCTTCTCGGGCTGGAACCCGGGCAAGCACTACCACGGCGACCTCATGGAGCGCTCCATGGCCCTCCTTTTGGCCCTCACAGGCAATTGGGGGAAGAAGGGCACCGGCACCCGCTCCTGGGCCGTAGGGGGCAGCACCGCCTGGTTCCTCCTCCCCCTCCTGGAGCGGGCCGACCCTCAAGAGGCGCGGGAGGTATACCGGCGCCTCCTAGAGGCCCTAGAGACAGTGCGTAGCTTCGACCCCACCCTCACCCGGGAGATGGCCTTGGTGCGCATCCAGCAGGAGATGGGAGCGGCCGACCCCCGCACCCCGGGTCGCATGGTGCCCCCAGCCTTCCTCTGGTACTACCACTACGGCTACAAAGAGCGTTGGAACCGCAAGGAATGGCACGACCCCTCTATGAAGCGCGCCTTCGACGAGTACTTCCAGGAAGCCCTAGAGAAGGGATGGTGGGACAACGCCTGGGGGCGCGTCTGGCAAGAGGTGCGGCCCCGGGTCCTCATGGAGGCCGGAGGCAACGTCCTGCGCCGCCAGCGGGGAGGCCAGGAGCTGCTCCTTAAGCACCTGTGGCCCAAGCTCAGGTGCATCGTCTCCATCGATTTCCGTATCACCACCACCGGCCTCTACTCCGACTACATCCTCCCCGCCGCCCAGCACTACGAGAAGATCGGCTTCAGCATGCCGTCCATCCATCACCTCAACACCGTCCTGTGCGACCGGGCCGTTCCCCCGCCCGACGAGGCCAAGACCGACTGGGAGATCGGCATCCTCCTCCTGGAGAAGGTGGAGCAGCGGGCCAGGGAGCGCGGCATCAAGGAGGTGAGGAATAGGGCTGGGCAGGTCATCTCCCTGGAAGGGCTGGTGGAGCGGGCCACCCTAGGCGGGGCCATCCGGGACGAGGAGGCCCGCATGGACTTTATCCTCCGCTGCGATGCCGCCCTGGGCATCCTCCCCCAGGGCACCGACCTCCAGAAGCTACGGCAGGTGGGGCACATGCGCTGGCAGCGCCTCACCCTCCTGGGCCACGGCCCCAACCAGGCCTCCCAAGTCCAACCCAACGAGACCTTCAACCCCTTCCGCTGGCACGTGGAGGACAAGATGCCCTACGCCACCCTCACCCGCCGTGCCCAGTTCTACATCGACCACGATTGGTTCCTGGAGGCAGGGGAGGAGCTGCCTTGCCACAAGGAGGTGCCGCCCATGGGCGGCAACTACCCCTTCCGCCTCACCAGCGGCCACAACCGCTGGAGCATCCACTCCATGAACCAGACCAACAAGATCATCCTTAACACTCACCGCGGCGAGCCTTTCGTGTTCATCAACGACCAGGATGCCGCAGCCAAGGGCATCAAAAACGGCGACTACGTGCGCCTATTCAACGACTGCGGCTCGATGGTGATCCAGGCCAAGGTCTCGCCCGCCGTGCGGCCGGGCCAGCTCATCCTCTACAATGGCTGGGAGCCCTACACCCACAGGGGCTGGTTCAGCGAATCGGACCTGGAGCCGGGGATGGTCAAGTGGCTCCACCTGGCCGGTGGTTATGGCCACCTGCGCTACCGCATCATGCACTGGCAGCCCATCCCCGTCGACCGGGCCATCACCGTGGACCTGGAGAAGGCCTCATAGAGGGGGGTTGCCATGCGCCAGATAGCCTGGGTGTTCGACCTCAACAAGTGCATCGGCTGCCAGACCTGCTCCGTGGCCTGTAAGGTCCTCTGGACCGACGAGGAAGGCACGGACCACATGTGGTGGATGACCGTCAACACCATGCCCGGCCGCGGCACCCCCCGCGACTGGGAGCAGATGGGCGGGGGCTACCGCGACGGCCGCCTCCAGCTGGGCCACCTCCCTACTGAGGAGGAGTTCGGGGGCGGCTGGGACTACAACTGGGACGAGATGCTGCGCGGTGGCAAGGGGCGCCAAGCCCAGTTCACCAAGGTGAAGGGCAGCCCCTCCTGGGGCCCCAACTGGGACGAGGACGAAGGAGGAGGCCAATGGCCCAACGCCTACTTCTTCTACCTGCCCAGGCTGTGCAACCACTGCACCAGGCCTGCATGTCTCGAGGCCTGCCCCCATGGAGCCATCTTCAAGCGGGAAGAGGACGGCCTGGTCTTGCGCGATGAGGACCTGTGCCATGGCGAGCAGATGTGTGCCCGCGCCTGCCCCTACAAGAAGATCTATTTCAACAAGGTACGGGGCATAAGCCAGCACTGTATCGGCTGCTTCCCCAGGCTGGAGCAGGGGGTGGCCCCAGCCTGCGTCCGCCAGTGCCCAGGCCGGGCCGTCTGGGTGGGCTTCCTGGACGACCAGGAGGGGGCCGTCTACAAGCTGGTCCACAAGTGGCGGGTGGCCCTCCCCCTCCACCCCGAGTTCGGCACTCAGCCCAACGTCTACTACGTGCCCCCCCTCTCCCCAGCCCCCTTCAAGGAGGACGGCGACGTGGACGAGTCCCGCTCCCGCATACCCCTGGAGTATCTCCAGTCCCTCTTCGGGCCGGAGGTGGAGAGGGCGCTGGCCACCCTGCGGGAGGAGCTGGAGAAGAAGCGTCGAGGCCAGGAGTCGGAGCTCATGGATATCCTCATCATGCGTCGCTGGCAGGAGGCGTTGGGACCCTTCACCCGCAACCCAGCGGAGATCGTCTGGACGTGAGGGGCGCGCGTGCGGCAGCTGGCCTTTGTCATCGACCTCAACAAGTGCATGGGCTGCCAGACCTGCACCGTGGCCTGTAAAGTGCTCTGGGCTAACGATAAGGGCCGCGACCACATGTGGTGGATGAAGGTCAACACCATGCCCGGCCGCGGCTACCCCAGAGACTGGCAGGAGATGGGCGGCGGCTACGACCGGGAAGGGAACCTAAGGGTGGGCAAGATCCCCCAGGCCGAGGACTACGGCCAGCCCATGGAGTTCAACTATGAAGAGGTGCTGCTGGCCGGCTCCCCTCAGAGGGCATACCTCCGCCCCACTGTCCGCCCCTCCTGGGGCCCCAACTGGGACGAGGACATAGGGGGTGGGGAGTGGCCCAACTGCTACTTCTTCTACCTCCCCCGCATGTGCATGCATTGCTCCCGCCCTCCCTGCGTGGAGGCCTGTCCCTATGGGGCCATCTCCAAGCGCCAGGAAGACGGGGTGGTGGTCATCGACCCTCGCCCTTGTCAGGAGTGCAGAGAGCCCCTGTGCATGGGCGCCTGTCCCTATAAGGAAATCTTCCGCAACCCCTTAACCCTCCACGCCGAGAAGTGCCACGCCTGCCTCCCCAGGCTGGAGCAGGGGGTGGCCCCAGCCTGCGTCCGCCAGTGCCCAGGCCGGGCCGTCTGGGTGGGCTTCCTGGACGACCAGGAGGGGGCCGTCTACAAGCTGGTCCACAAGTGGCGGGTGGCCCTCCCCCTCCACCCCGAGTTCGGCACTCAGCCCAACGTCTACTACGTGCCCCCCCTCTCCCCAGCCCCCTTCAAGGAGGACGGGACGCCCGACTGGGAGAGAAGCCGAATTCCCCTGGAGTACCTGCGACGCCTCTTCGGGCCGGCGGTGGAGGAGGCGCTGGCTACCTTGCGTCGGGAGATGGACAAGAGGCGCCGCCGCCCCAAGGAGGACTCAGAGCTCATGGATATCCTCATCGCCTATCGATTCCAGGAGCTTCTGGGGCCCTTCACCGCTGACCCCGCGGAGGTGAAGACGTAGATGGAGTTGGAGCTGAACCGCCCTGAGGCAGTGGCCGCGGGGGCCCGTAGCCGCCTCTATGCCCTTTTGGCCCGTGCCTTCCGCTACCCTGAGGACCAGTCGTGGGACGACCTGCCCGGGGCCGTGCAGGAGGTGGCCTCCTCCCTCCCCTATCCCTTAGACGTGCCCCCTCACTTGGAAGCCCCCAGGGCAGACGACTACGTCCACGCCTTCGAGGTGGGAGGGCCGTATGGTCCCCCCTGCTTCATCTACGAGGGGGAATACGGAGGGGGACGCCTCAAGGTGATGGAGGATGTCCTGCGCTTCTATGACCATTTCGGTCTTCAGCCCACTCAGGAAGGGGGACGCCGCGACCGCCCCGACCATCTGGCCACCGAGCTGGAGTTCATGCACGTCCTCACCTTCCAGGAGGCAGCAGCCCTCGAGAGGGGCGAAGACCCCACGCCATATCGCCAGGCCCAGAAGGAGTTCCTGCGCCACCACCTGGCCGATTTCGTGGCCGCCGTGGCCTCCCGGCTGGAGGCCATGGGGGTGCCCTTCTACACCCAGATGGCCCGGCTAGCCCACCTTCTCTGTCGCCAGGACGCCAGGCATCTGGAGCCATCCTGGGAGGTGGAATGAGATGCGGCTAGCCCTGGAGTTGGCCCACCTGGAGGCCCCCCAAGGCCTGGCCTCTATATCTCGGTTCGACTTGTGGGAGATGCGCAGCCGCCCCATCCCCTGGGATCGGATAGTGAAGGTCACCCACCCCATTGACTGCGCCTTCAACTGGGTATGCGCCTTCAACGCCTTCGTCTGGAAGGGGGTGGTCCTCAGGGAGGAACAGGCTGCCAACTACCCGCCCCCCAACGACCCCCGTTGCCCCGACCTCAACCCCCGGGGGTGCAACAAGGGGGTGGCCTTCGCCCACCGCATGTATGACCCCACCCGCATCAAGCATCCCTACAAGCGGGCGGGCGAGAGAGGGGAGGGCAAATGGCAGCGCCTGTCCTGGGACCAGGCCCTGGACGAGATAGCCGACAAGCTCCTCGAGATCATCCTCACCGAGGGCCCCAAGACCATCTTCCGCGACGGCGGCATCCAGGGTCACGGCTCCCGCGCGGGCTGGTCCCTGTGTGGCTTCCCCGCCTCCAGCATCAACATCGAGCTGGGGGACGAACACCAGGGGGCCTTGGAGACCTTTGGCAACTCCGGCTTCGGCCACTCCGATGACAACGCCATGTACACCGACCTCATCATGATATGGGGGGGCAATCCGGCATACAGCCAGATCACCAATTACCACTTCATTACCGAGGGGCGCTACAACGGGGCCAAGGTGGTGGTCATCTGCCCTGACTATAGCGCCAGCGCCCTCTGCGCCGATGAGTGGGTGCCCGTGCGCCCAGGCACCGACGCCGCCCTGGCCCTGGGTATGGCCCAGGTCATCCTGGAGGAGGGCCTCTACAACACGGCCTTTATCAAGGAGCAGACAGACCTCCCCCTCCTGGTGCGCACCGATAACGGTAAGTTCCTGCGCGAGAGCGACATACGCCGCGGTGGCCGCCCCTACGTCTACTTCCTCTTTGATGCTTCCTCCGGGAAGATGGTCCCTGCCCCCCACACCACCCTAGACCTGGGGCCCTTGGACCCCGCCCTGGACGGCACCTATGAGGTGGAGACCCTGCAGGGAAGGGTCCAAGTGCGCCCCGCCTTCTCCCTCCTGCGGGAGATGCTGGACCGCCACTACCGCCCCGAGCAGGCAGCTGATATGTGTGGCGTGCCACCCGAGACCATCCGCCGCTTGGCCCGGGAGTTCGCGCAGGCCCAGGGGGTCATTAACATCGCCACCTTCAACATCAACAAGTACTACCACGGCAACCTCATGGAGCGGGCCATGATCTACCTCTGGGCCTTATGCGGCCATCTGGGCCGTCGGGGCGCCTCCTATGGAGCCATGCAGATGCCCCTCATCCCCGACCGGGCCGTAGGCACCTGGCAGCGGCCAGCCCAGGATCTGGTGCCCAGGCTGGTCAACCACCCCAACTACCCTTACTGGCGGGAGCGGGGGTTCGACAGCTACCGCATCCTGCGGGAGGTCATGAGGGAGAACCCGCAGAGCGAGTTCAGCATGTACCCCACGCCTTTCCTCTGGTTCTTCCACGCTGGCCAGCTGGAGCTGAGCAAGCGCTACAACTCCTGGGACCCCCACCTCAAGCGCCCCCTGGAGGACTACCTGCGGGAGGGGCTTGAGCGCAACCAGGCTCACACGGCCAAGAAGGTATGGCCACCTCCAGGCAAGGAGCCCAGGGCCCTCTTCGTCTGGGGAGGCGATGTGGCCCGGCGGGTGCGCGCCAACCAGTTCCTGGTCCAGGAGCTCTTCCCCAAGCTGAAGCTGCTGGTGACGGTGGACTTCCGTTGGAACGGCTCCGCCCTCTACTCCGACTACGTCCTCCCCGCCTGTGGCTTCTACGAGCACACCTACGACGCCACCTTCGGTGTCTTCAACTTCAACGCCTTCCACTTCAGCTTCAAGGCCGTGGAGCCCCTTTACGAGAGCAAGTCCGACTGGTGGATTATGGTGATGCTGGTGCGTCGCCTGGCCGAAAAGGCGCGGGCCCGGGGCATCATCTCCTTCACCGACCCCGACACCGGCGAAGTGATCCCCTTGGGCTCCCTGGACGAAGCCCTTACTGGTGCCGGCCTATATACCGAAGATGACGAGGACGCCATCACCCGCGATGCCTACCTCTCTTCCACCAACCTGGAGATGGTGGACTGGGAGGAGGTGGAGCGACGGGGGCATGTGCGTTTCACCGAGCCTGGCCTCCTCACCGCCCTAGCCGGAGACCTCGCACCAGGGGAGCCCATAGTCCCCCTCACCAGACATGTGCGGGACAAGGTTCCCTACGAGACAGCCACTGGCCGCATCCAGTTCTACATCGACCACGACTGGTACCTGGAGCTGGGGGAGGCCTTCGCCTGCCACAAGGAGCCCATCAAGGCCGGGGGCGATTACCCCATCCAGCTCCTGGGAGGGCATTCCCGCTGGAGCATCAACTCCGTATGGGCCGACGACGCCCTTCTCCTCCAGCTCCAGCGAGGGGAGCCCCTGCTGTGGCTCAGCCCTCAGGATGCCCAGGCCCGTGGCATCAGGGATGGCGACCGCGTGGAGGCCTTCAACGACGTGGGTAGCTTCCAGGCCCAGGCGGTGGTGAGCCCACGTATCCCTCCAGGGGTAGCCTTCATCTACCACCAGTGGACGGCTTACCAGTTCCCCGGGTGGCGCCACTTCCAGCAGGTGATGCCCAACCCCTTCAACCCCGTGGAGTATGCCCCAGCCACCGGCATGGACTATCCTAACGTGGCCATGGAAGGTCCCTCGGGCGCCCCCGGCGGCAACGACCGCGATACGCGAGTCGACGTGCGGAAGGCGCCGCCATGACGGAGGCCGACTGGCTGAAGATCCTGCGCATCATCCACATCGCTGGGTTCTCCATCCTCATAGGGGGCGAGACCTTCAGCTATTTCTTTGTGCGACCTACCTTGCGCCGCATCCCGCCGCCCCAAGCGGCAGTGGTGGAGCAGAGGCTGGGCAATCTCTCGGTCTACATCTTTGGCGCTGCCCTCGTCCTCCTTTTCCTCTCCGGCCTCCTACGTATCTACCTCATGTACGACGGGTTGGGAGTCCTCGGCGACATCGACTTTTACAAGGCCCGGTACGGGCGGGCCATTACCATTATGTACTCCTTCTGGTTCCTGGCCATGGTGAGCTATATCGTGCTGGCGTTATATCTGCGCCCCAAGGTCCTTCACCGTCTCCGTCCAGAGGGTAACCCAGGGGCGCGGGAGCTGGGCAGATTGCGGGCCCAGCGCGACACGGCTGCCCTCTGGATATACCGTGTCCGCCTCATCATCCTGACCTTCGCCATCCTGGCAGCCGTGGGCGGGGCGGTGGCATCCCTGGGAGGCCTCTTTTAGGCCATGGAGCTAGTACTCCAGCTGGAGCGGCCCCTCCCCGATGGATCCCGCTACATCTCCCTGACACCTGGGGAGCTGGAGGCCTACGCTCTGGCCCTAGCCCGCTGCTGGCGGCTGGCCGGACTGAGGCGGGGGGACCGGGTCATCATCTTCGACTTCGGCGCCAGCCCCCTCAGCTTCCTCGCCTCCTGCCTCTACTCCCCCTTTCTGCGGCGAGGGGCAGCGGAAAGGGTGGGCTGCACACCTGTGTGCAATGATGGAGTGGCCACCGTGGTGCCACGGGGTGTGCAGATGCTGAAGGTGCTGGCCCCCAAGGTGGCCTATGTCCGCGCCGATCTCATGCCTCCACTGGCCACGGCCATGGAGAACGGTTCCCACACCCTGCAGACGGTGGTGGCTGCCGCTGAGGAGGCCGTCCTTCCGGCGGCCGAGGCCCAGCGCTACCGGGAACGGATGCGGACGGAGGTGCTACGCCTCCTGCGGCTGGACGCCGCCCTCTTCCTGGCCCAGGAGTGTCCCCGGTGCCGTGCCTTTCACATCTGGCCCGACCTCTACCAGGTCTGGGACGAGGGTGGAGCCCTGGCCGTGGCCCCCCGCTTCTCACCAGGTAGGGCCTATGTGAGCACCCTCCCCTTTCGCCGCCTCAGGGGCCCATGCCCAGAGGGGCCCCGGCATTTCAGGGTAACGCTCCCGCCTTAAGGAGGGGAAGGTTGGCCGTCGCGGAGCCCTTCGACGAAAAGGACCTGTGGCCACCGGAACGGCTGTGGCAGATGGCCTGGCGCCGTCTCAAGAGGGTGCTGCGCCACGCCTATCGTCGCCTCCCCTTTTACCAGCAGCGGTTCCACCAGGCCGGGGTGACCCCCGATGACATACGCACCCCTGCCCATCTGAGCCGCATCCCCATCCTAACGAAGGCCGAAGTGGTGGCCCTCCAGGCCCAGGGGGGAGGGGGTTTGTTCGGTATGGAGTGGGGGCGGCGGGAGCCATCGGTGTTCCTCCTCAGCTCGGGGACTGTGGGCACGGCCACCCTCTGGGAACCGTGGTCCAAGATGTGGCTGCGCTCCTGGGCCTGTGCCCGCGCCTACTGGCACATGGGCCTCCGGCCGGGCATGCGGGCCCTTATGGTGGCGCCCACTTGGCACCTGGTGGCCCTGCTGGACAGGATGGTGTTCGACCGCATCATCCCTTGCCAGGCGGTCATCGTGCCCTGGGGCACCCACCTGCCCGTGTACGCTGGCCACCTCCTGGACGCTATCCTGGAAAAGCGCCCGCAGTTCGTGAACATGTTCCTGCCCATGCTATACGCCCTCCTGGCCGAGTGCCAGCGACGGGGCCTAGAGGCCAGGCAGGCCTTCGCCAGCTTCCACACCTTGGGGGTAACGGGAGCGGGGATGACCATTAAGGCATGGCGGGAGCTCCATCGGCGCCTGGGAGTGAGGGAGCTTCTGGAAGGATACGGACACGCCGAGGCCGTCGTCTCCCATGGCTGCTCGGCCCATTTGGGCCACCATCTCATGCTGGAATCCTCCTACGTCGAGATCGTGGACCCGACCACGGGCCAGCCCCTCCCTCCCGGCCAACGGGGCCTGGTGGTGAGCACCGTCCTCATACCCCAGGGCTCCCTCTACATTCGCTTCGCCCCGGGGGACATCGGCGAGCTCCTCCCTCTACGCTGTCCCTGCGGCCTACCTTGGCCCCTTTTGGAGGTGTATGGTAGGGTGGAGGACCAAGTGACGGTGGCTGGACGTGCCCTGTTGCCCTACGACGTGCGGGCATGCCTCGACGAGGTGCCTGAGCTCTTGACGGTATCAGCAGCCATCGTGCGTAGGCACGGGCCCATGTCTCGGTTGGAGCTAGTGCTGGAGAGTCCGCCGGGGGCCGATCTGGCCCAGCTGGAGCGCAAGGTGGAGGAGGCCATATGGCAGGGCCTGGGGCTGGAGGTACAGGTGCGGTGGGCCCAGGCCCTCCCGGTTCGCTGGAAAGGGACCCCCGTCATCGACGAAGCGGAGGTGGGCCATGTCTAAGGGCGCCATCGGCGTGGAGCCATACTGGCCAGAGGGGATCCTGCGATATTTGGCCGCCCCTTCCATACCCACCGAGGAGGCCTTTGTGCGCCGGCCCGCCGCCCGGTCCCCCCACTCCGTAGCCCTAAGGGAGGGCGACCGGGCCCTCACCTATGGCGAGATGGCGGCGGCGGTGGAGGCCAGGGCTGCTACCCTTATGAGCACCCCAGGCGAAGGGAAGAGGATAGCCCTGGTCCTGAACCAACGCCTGGAGGAGACGGTATGGACCTTGGCCGCCCTCTGGGCCCGTTATCAAGTCTATCCCGTCCTGGGCTCCCTGCCTCAGGAGGCCCTTAGACGCTCCCTAGACCGCTTTCAGCCTGACCTCATCATTGTAGACGAGAGGGCGGACATGCGTGCTCTCGCCCCCTGGCAGGACCGCCTCCTACCCCTAGGGGATGTGAAGGCAGAGGGGCGGGCCCCACGGCGTCCCGGTGAAGGGTACCTCTACCTGGCGGACGAGGAGGGAACGCTTTTCATGTTCGGCGGACGGGCCCTCCTCTCCATGGCCCTCTCATGGGCCACCTACCTCGACTTTAAGGTGGGCAGCGTCCTGCAGGTGGAGCCCTTAGGCACCTGGGAGGGGCTGTGCTCCGTCCTACCCGCCCTCTTCCGAGGGGCCACGGTGCTCCAGGCCGACGTCACCGATGGCAGGCTCTCTCCCCTGCGTGAAGGGGGGGCATACTATACCATCGCCTCCTGGCAGTGGGGGCAGTACCTGGCGGAGAGCCTGCCCCGAGGCACAGTGCAGGCCATCTACCTCTCGGTGAGGGACGCCCCCTCATCCCGCCTGTACCGGCGCCTGGCCAACCTCTTCTCCCCTAGTCCCCTCCTCATGGTCTTCGGGCTACCGGAGACGGGGCCCGTGGCCGCCCACCACCCCAGCTGGTTCCTGGAGGACTCCATAGGCCTGCCCATCACCAACGTGGACATTTGGCCCCTGAACCCGGAGACGGGCGAGCCTCTGGACTTAGCCTGGGAGGCTCTGGAGTACGGCGAGCTGGGGGTCAAGTCGCCCATGGTGGCCGGGGCCTCCTTACCGGAGGAGGCGTGGCGAGAACGCAAGAGGGGCGATTGGGTGCGGACCCATCGCCTGGTCCAGCTGGATGCCAACGGTTTCCTCTACCTACTCCCGTACGCCGTGCGGGCACCATGACCGGCT
Encoded here:
- a CDS encoding AMP-binding protein codes for the protein MAVAEPFDEKDLWPPERLWQMAWRRLKRVLRHAYRRLPFYQQRFHQAGVTPDDIRTPAHLSRIPILTKAEVVALQAQGGGGLFGMEWGRREPSVFLLSSGTVGTATLWEPWSKMWLRSWACARAYWHMGLRPGMRALMVAPTWHLVALLDRMVFDRIIPCQAVIVPWGTHLPVYAGHLLDAILEKRPQFVNMFLPMLYALLAECQRRGLEARQAFASFHTLGVTGAGMTIKAWRELHRRLGVRELLEGYGHAEAVVSHGCSAHLGHHLMLESSYVEIVDPTTGQPLPPGQRGLVVSTVLIPQGSLYIRFAPGDIGELLPLRCPCGLPWPLLEVYGRVEDQVTVAGRALLPYDVRACLDEVPELLTVSAAIVRRHGPMSRLELVLESPPGADLAQLERKVEEAIWQGLGLEVQVRWAQALPVRWKGTPVIDEAEVGHV
- a CDS encoding AMP-binding protein, translating into MSKGAIGVEPYWPEGILRYLAAPSIPTEEAFVRRPAARSPHSVALREGDRALTYGEMAAAVEARAATLMSTPGEGKRIALVLNQRLEETVWTLAALWARYQVYPVLGSLPQEALRRSLDRFQPDLIIVDERADMRALAPWQDRLLPLGDVKAEGRAPRRPGEGYLYLADEEGTLFMFGGRALLSMALSWATYLDFKVGSVLQVEPLGTWEGLCSVLPALFRGATVLQADVTDGRLSPLREGGAYYTIASWQWGQYLAESLPRGTVQAIYLSVRDAPSSRLYRRLANLFSPSPLLMVFGLPETGPVAAHHPSWFLEDSIGLPITNVDIWPLNPETGEPLDLAWEALEYGELGVKSPMVAGASLPEEAWRERKRGDWVRTHRLVQLDANGFLYLLPYAVRAP